A window from Streptomyces sp. NBC_00654 encodes these proteins:
- a CDS encoding DUF6207 family protein produces MHPIHEQHLSESGLVVLDITAPDETTLNTVMTALQERWATSGVSTGHRTPGQPGIRARVHADTRRPGTHPSATTGKPPR; encoded by the coding sequence ATGCACCCGATCCACGAGCAGCATTTGAGTGAGTCCGGCCTGGTGGTCCTGGACATCACCGCACCCGACGAGACCACCCTGAACACCGTGATGACCGCCCTGCAGGAACGGTGGGCAACGTCCGGTGTCTCCACCGGGCACCGGACTCCCGGACAGCCCGGCATCAGGGCACGCGTCCACGCCGACACCCGTCGACCCGGCACCCACCCGTCAGCAACCACGGGAAAGCCACCGCGGTGA
- a CDS encoding Ku protein, producing the protein MPRPLWTGAISFGLVTIPIKVVSATEDRAIHFHQVHLEDMGRVRTRKICDIDGEVVPQEEIGKGYPIATDQTVPVTDEELDQMPLPTAKAIEIVAFVDADSIDPIRISDSYYLAIDGQVAAKPYALLRRALERSDRVAVAKFAWHNRERLGLLRVQSGAIMLHAMRWPDEIRSPESLTPTPVELDEGEIEQAVQLADTMTVDDISGFRDEYRDALEELIAAKSEGEELPVPAEAGAGESGTVVDLMAALNASVKAAKEGRGEDSDEHATMHEMRPRKKTTAKASTSKKTSTRKKTAAGKKVGTAARKTTAKKRSAS; encoded by the coding sequence ATGCCGCGACCCTTGTGGACCGGTGCCATTTCTTTTGGCCTGGTTACGATTCCGATCAAAGTCGTCAGTGCGACCGAGGACCGTGCGATCCACTTCCACCAGGTGCACCTGGAGGACATGGGGCGCGTCCGGACCCGGAAGATCTGCGACATCGACGGTGAGGTCGTGCCGCAGGAAGAGATCGGCAAGGGCTACCCGATCGCCACGGACCAGACGGTCCCGGTGACCGACGAGGAGCTGGACCAGATGCCGCTGCCGACGGCGAAGGCGATCGAGATCGTCGCGTTCGTCGACGCCGACAGCATCGACCCGATCCGGATCAGTGACTCCTACTACCTCGCGATCGACGGGCAGGTCGCCGCGAAACCGTACGCGCTGCTCCGCAGAGCGCTGGAGCGCTCGGACCGGGTCGCGGTCGCGAAATTCGCCTGGCACAACCGGGAGCGTCTGGGTCTGCTGCGTGTGCAGTCGGGTGCGATCATGCTGCACGCGATGCGGTGGCCCGACGAGATCCGCAGCCCCGAGTCCCTCACTCCGACGCCCGTGGAGCTGGATGAGGGCGAGATCGAGCAGGCGGTCCAGCTCGCCGACACCATGACCGTCGACGACATCTCGGGGTTCAGGGACGAGTACCGCGATGCCCTGGAGGAACTCATCGCGGCGAAGTCCGAGGGCGAGGAGCTCCCCGTGCCGGCCGAGGCCGGGGCGGGGGAGTCGGGGACGGTCGTGGATCTGATGGCCGCGCTGAACGCGAGCGTGAAGGCGGCGAAGGAGGGCCGTGGCGAGGACAGCGACGAGCACGCCACGATGCACGAGATGCGGCCCCGCAAGAAGACCACAGCGAAGGCCTCAACCAGCAAGAAGACCTCCACCCGGAAGAAGACGGCCGCGGGGAAGAAGGTCGGCACTGCCGCCAGGAAGACGACGGCGAAGAAGCGCAGCGCCTCCTGA
- a CDS encoding sigma-70 family RNA polymerase sigma factor: MTKPSERASAFGPVPAPRAAPVRPGRKLGPVVRGVSSSHRAWLEPVRDTYLDSGQTLADLSYRVLLAKSKLSELLRGVGLYPRWEVVHRLSAELDMPNWPLYRLWRQAALDAGKPREWIERSTENSAPGPATDRYRPPLEHGALREMVEDDYRFYAQVFLSDKSRDAAVKDTFAILWLHWNTALCSPDIRFFAWSILRTTVMARATYRDGRPELETAVFDTVALRNHTSPADGAAQLAESLELFKAISRLPAAQLDVMVLLHLCGFTAEKASGLLGVPLATVRADERRAGRYLESVVSLPPETEGPTA; encoded by the coding sequence GTGACGAAACCCTCCGAGCGGGCATCAGCCTTCGGACCGGTACCCGCCCCCAGAGCGGCACCGGTCCGCCCCGGCCGCAAGCTCGGCCCGGTCGTCCGCGGTGTCAGCAGCTCGCACCGGGCCTGGCTGGAGCCGGTCCGCGACACGTACCTCGACAGCGGACAGACCCTCGCCGACCTCAGCTACCGGGTACTGCTCGCCAAGTCCAAACTCTCCGAACTGCTGCGCGGCGTCGGGCTCTACCCCAGGTGGGAAGTCGTCCACCGGCTTTCCGCCGAGCTGGACATGCCCAACTGGCCCCTGTACCGGCTGTGGAGGCAGGCGGCTCTGGACGCGGGCAAGCCCCGGGAATGGATCGAACGGTCCACGGAGAATTCCGCCCCCGGCCCCGCAACCGACCGGTACCGGCCGCCCCTGGAACACGGCGCCCTGCGCGAGATGGTCGAGGACGACTACCGCTTCTACGCCCAGGTCTTCCTCTCCGACAAGTCCCGCGACGCCGCCGTGAAGGACACCTTCGCCATCCTCTGGCTCCACTGGAACACCGCCCTGTGCAGCCCGGACATCCGCTTCTTCGCCTGGTCCATCCTGCGCACCACCGTCATGGCCCGGGCCACCTACCGCGACGGCCGCCCCGAGCTGGAGACCGCCGTGTTCGACACCGTCGCACTGCGCAACCACACCTCCCCGGCCGACGGCGCGGCACAGCTGGCCGAAAGCCTGGAACTGTTCAAGGCGATCAGCCGGCTCCCCGCAGCACAGCTCGACGTCATGGTGCTGCTCCATCTGTGCGGCTTCACCGCCGAGAAGGCGTCCGGTCTTCTCGGTGTCCCGCTGGCCACTGTCCGGGCCGACGAGCGTCGGGCCGGACGGTATCTGGAGAGCGTCGTCAGTCTGCCGCCCGAGACCGAAGGACCCACCGCATGA
- a CDS encoding pentapeptide repeat-containing protein, translating into MWRVGRALTLTFVAAVLVASGVFYGLAVLLDVQQIDSTTKLDAKTLFDLVKLSFGVVAGAGALVALVVAYRRQRVDEAGAHREATRLHTERFSQAVDKLGSDSPAVRLGGVHALAGLADDAPDNNLRQTCIDVLCAYLRLPYSPDPGEGPAHLEEHHHYLALREVRHTILRLISDHYRRPHGTRRSWQGCDLDLTSVTIDGPMNFSGAKFSGGDVDFGGAVFSGGRVDFRGATFSGGRVDFGDATFSGGSVDFIHATFSGGSVYFGGATFSGGRVNFGGATFSGGSVNFGDATFSGGSVNFGDATFSGGRVYFRGAVFSGGGVDFRGADFRDAEFSDGTVDFRDAEFSDGTVGFRDAEFSDGTVGFRGATFSGGTVNFSDATFSGGRVTFSDATFSGGSVNFSDATFSGGRVTFSDATFSGGSVNFSDAVFSGSTVDFRNTASPAPQGLLAAVGTPTPAEVTLPSAWLLPAP; encoded by the coding sequence TTGTGGAGGGTCGGCCGGGCTCTCACCCTCACGTTCGTCGCCGCGGTCCTGGTCGCGAGCGGCGTCTTCTACGGCTTGGCAGTCCTGCTGGACGTCCAGCAGATCGACAGCACCACGAAGCTCGACGCGAAGACGCTCTTCGACTTGGTGAAGCTCTCCTTCGGTGTGGTCGCCGGAGCCGGTGCGCTCGTTGCCCTGGTCGTCGCCTACCGCCGCCAGCGCGTCGACGAAGCCGGCGCCCACCGCGAAGCCACCCGACTCCACACCGAGCGCTTCTCCCAGGCCGTCGACAAACTCGGCTCCGACTCCCCAGCCGTTCGGCTCGGTGGTGTCCACGCACTCGCAGGCCTGGCCGACGACGCCCCCGACAACAACCTGCGCCAGACATGCATCGACGTCCTGTGCGCCTACCTCCGGCTCCCCTATAGCCCCGACCCCGGCGAGGGCCCCGCCCACCTGGAGGAGCACCACCACTACCTCGCCCTCCGCGAGGTCCGACACACCATCCTGCGCCTCATCAGCGATCACTATCGACGCCCCCACGGAACCCGCCGATCCTGGCAAGGCTGCGATCTCGACCTCACCAGCGTCACCATCGACGGCCCCATGAACTTCAGCGGCGCGAAGTTCTCTGGCGGCGACGTGGACTTCGGCGGCGCGGTGTTCTCCGGCGGCCGCGTGGACTTCCGCGGCGCGACGTTCTCCGGCGGCCGCGTGGACTTCGGCGACGCGACGTTCTCCGGCGGCAGCGTGGACTTCATCCACGCGACGTTCTCCGGCGGCAGCGTTTACTTCGGCGGCGCGACGTTCTCCGGCGGCCGCGTGAACTTCGGCGGCGCGACGTTCTCCGGCGGCAGCGTGAACTTCGGCGACGCGACGTTCTCCGGCGGCAGCGTGAACTTCGGCGACGCGACGTTCTCCGGCGGCCGCGTGTACTTCCGCGGCGCGGTGTTCTCCGGCGGCGGCGTGGACTTCCGCGGCGCGGACTTCCGCGACGCGGAGTTCTCCGACGGCACCGTGGACTTCCGCGACGCGGAGTTCTCCGACGGCACCGTGGGCTTCCGCGACGCGGAGTTCTCCGACGGCACCGTGGGCTTCCGCGGCGCGACGTTCTCCGGCGGCACCGTGAACTTCAGCGACGCGACATTCTCCGGCGGCCGCGTGACCTTCAGCGACGCGACATTCTCCGGCGGCAGCGTGAACTTCAGCGACGCGACATTCTCCGGCGGCCGCGTGACCTTCAGCGACGCGACATTCTCCGGCGGCAGCGTGAACTTCAGCGACGCGGTGTTCTCCGGCAGCACCGTGGACTTCCGCAACACGGCCAGTCCGGCTCCTCAGGGGCTTCTTGCTGCCGTCGGCACACCTACTCCTGCGGAGGTCACCCTGCCTTCCGCTTGGCTACTGCCAGCCCCATAG
- a CDS encoding DUF6233 domain-containing protein, translating to MSDGGVPDLPADLPRLYTLRAWHAMWVARIDEAIAAAEQREKERLQGERVRPPTPDWVMEHGIGVGAPAMEIHVGGCYAAGKRLKVISREQALGALADGVRACTHCRPDTALGML from the coding sequence ATGTCCGACGGCGGCGTGCCCGATCTTCCGGCCGACCTGCCGCGGCTGTACACGCTGCGGGCCTGGCACGCCATGTGGGTCGCCCGGATCGATGAGGCCATCGCGGCCGCCGAGCAGCGCGAGAAGGAACGACTCCAGGGCGAGCGGGTCCGCCCGCCCACACCCGACTGGGTGATGGAGCACGGCATCGGTGTCGGTGCACCCGCGATGGAGATCCACGTCGGCGGCTGCTACGCGGCGGGGAAGCGGCTGAAGGTGATCAGCAGGGAGCAGGCACTGGGGGCGCTCGCGGACGGGGTCCGGGCGTGTACCCACTGCCGACCCGACACCGCACTCGGGATGCTGTAG